A single window of Flavobacterium sp. 140616W15 DNA harbors:
- the efp gene encoding elongation factor P — MASTSDIRNGLCIKYNHDIYKIIEFLHVKPGKGPAFVRTKLRSLTTGKVLDNTFSAGHKIEDVRVETQTYQFLYAEGDEFHFMNNETFEQISLNKSILDAPGLLKEGTNVMVQINTETDLPLSVDMPASVILEVTYAEPGIKGNTATNATKSATVETGATVNVPLFINEGDKIKIDTASGSYMERVKE, encoded by the coding sequence ATGGCATCAACATCAGACATAAGAAACGGACTTTGTATCAAATACAATCACGACATTTATAAAATCATTGAATTTCTTCACGTAAAACCAGGTAAAGGTCCTGCTTTTGTTAGAACGAAATTAAGAAGCTTAACAACTGGAAAAGTATTAGATAATACATTTTCTGCTGGACATAAAATTGAAGATGTTCGTGTTGAAACACAAACATACCAATTTTTATATGCTGAAGGTGATGAGTTTCACTTCATGAACAATGAAACATTTGAGCAAATTTCTTTGAATAAATCAATTTTGGATGCTCCTGGATTATTAAAAGAAGGAACTAACGTAATGGTCCAAATTAATACTGAAACAGATTTACCTCTATCGGTAGATATGCCTGCTTCTGTAATCTTAGAGGTTACTTATGCTGAGCCAGGAATTAAAGGAAATACAGCAACAAATGCAACAAAATCTGCAACTGTTGAAACTGGAGCTACAGTAAACGTTCCTTTGTTTATTAATGAAGGGGATAAAATTAAAATTGATACTGCTTCTGGTTCTTACATGGAGCGTGTGAAAGAGTAG
- a CDS encoding nuclear transport factor 2 family protein, with product MTAKEFIQKFYKSDALIDSETFKLYLHPEVIVDWHSTKGPIQLDYNGVIDLSNELSRAYVRSKVRISHIIEEDDLVSVRYSHYVKTIENPREEMLLAHFMAIWQIKDNKLYRGYQMSQLL from the coding sequence ATGACTGCTAAAGAATTTATTCAAAAATTTTATAAGTCGGATGCTTTAATTGATAGCGAAACCTTCAAATTATATTTGCATCCAGAAGTAATTGTTGATTGGCATAGTACAAAAGGACCTATCCAGTTAGATTACAATGGAGTAATAGACTTATCCAACGAATTAAGCAGAGCCTATGTGCGTTCTAAAGTTAGAATAAGTCATATAATCGAAGAAGATGATTTAGTTTCGGTACGTTATTCACATTATGTAAAGACTATCGAAAATCCAAGAGAAGAAATGTTATTAGCCCATTTTATGGCTATTTGGCAAATAAAAGACAATAAATTATACCGAGGTTATCAAATGAGTCAATTATTATAA
- the sucD gene encoding succinate--CoA ligase subunit alpha gives MSVLVNKDSKIIVQGFTGSEGTFHASQMIEYGTNVVGGVTPGKGGTTHLDRPVFNTVKDAVEQAGADTTIIFVPPAFAADAIMEAADAGIKVIIAITEGIPVADMIKANSYVKERNARLIGPNCPGIITPGEAKVGIMPGFVFKKGTVGIVSKSGTLTYEAADQVVKQGLGITTAIGIGGDPIIGTTTKEAVELLMNDPETECIVMIGEIGGQLEADAAKWIKADGNRKPVVGFIAGVTAPAGRTMGHAGAIVGGTDDTAEAKKQIMRDNGIHVVDSPAEIGKKVKEVLG, from the coding sequence ATGAGTGTTTTAGTTAATAAAGATTCCAAAATAATTGTTCAAGGATTTACAGGAAGCGAAGGAACTTTCCATGCTTCTCAAATGATTGAGTACGGTACTAATGTTGTAGGTGGTGTTACTCCAGGAAAAGGAGGAACTACACATTTGGATCGTCCAGTTTTTAACACAGTAAAAGATGCTGTAGAACAAGCTGGAGCGGATACAACAATTATTTTTGTACCACCTGCATTTGCTGCTGATGCAATTATGGAAGCAGCTGACGCTGGAATTAAAGTTATCATTGCTATTACTGAAGGAATTCCTGTAGCAGATATGATTAAAGCCAACAGTTATGTAAAAGAAAGAAATGCTAGATTAATTGGTCCAAACTGTCCAGGTATCATTACTCCAGGTGAAGCAAAAGTTGGAATTATGCCAGGTTTCGTTTTCAAAAAAGGAACTGTAGGAATCGTTTCTAAATCAGGAACTTTAACTTACGAAGCGGCTGACCAAGTTGTAAAACAAGGATTAGGAATAACTACAGCAATTGGTATTGGTGGAGATCCAATTATTGGAACTACTACTAAAGAAGCTGTTGAGTTATTAATGAATGACCCAGAAACAGAATGTATCGTAATGATTGGTGAAATTGGTGGACAATTAGAAGCTGATGCTGCTAAATGGATTAAAGCTGATGGTAACCGTAAGCCAGTTGTAGGTTTCATCGCAGGAGTAACTGCTCCAGCAGGACGTACAATGGGTCACGCAGGTGCAATCGTTGGTGGTACTGATGATACAGCTGAAGCTAAAAAGCAAATTATGAGAGACAACGGAATTCACGTAGTTGATTCTCCAGCTGAAATTGGTAAAAAAGTAAAAGAAGTATTAGGATAA
- a CDS encoding UDP-3-O-(3-hydroxymyristoyl)glucosamine N-acyltransferase — translation MKFQKVYSLEEIANLLNCEFVGDKNFQVLGMNEIHVVEPGDIVFVDHPKYYDKALNSAATIVLINKVVDCPEGKALLISDDPFRDFNKLTKHFKPFRFANVAISDSAIIGEGSLIQPNCFIGNHVTIGKNCLIHSNVSIYDHTVIGDNVIIHAGTILGADAFYYKKRPDGFDQLISGGRVVIKDNVGIGALCTIDKGVTGDTTIGEGTKLDNQVHVGHDTIIGKKCLIASQTGIAGCVIIEDEVTIWGQVGTTSGITIGEKAVIMGQTGVTKSVEGGKSYFGTPIEESREKLKQLANIKKIPEILNKLK, via the coding sequence ATGAAATTTCAAAAAGTTTACTCTTTAGAAGAAATTGCAAATTTGCTTAACTGCGAATTTGTTGGTGATAAAAACTTCCAAGTTTTAGGTATGAATGAAATTCATGTTGTCGAGCCTGGAGATATTGTTTTTGTAGATCATCCAAAATATTATGACAAGGCTTTAAATTCAGCAGCAACTATTGTTTTAATCAATAAAGTTGTAGATTGCCCTGAAGGTAAAGCACTATTAATCTCTGATGATCCTTTTAGAGATTTTAATAAACTTACAAAACATTTCAAACCTTTTCGATTTGCTAATGTTGCTATATCAGATTCAGCAATAATAGGAGAAGGATCATTAATACAGCCCAATTGTTTTATTGGAAATCATGTAACAATTGGTAAAAACTGTTTGATACATTCTAATGTATCAATATATGACCATACTGTAATTGGTGATAATGTTATCATTCATGCTGGAACAATATTAGGAGCAGATGCCTTTTATTACAAAAAACGCCCTGATGGTTTCGATCAATTAATTTCCGGAGGAAGAGTTGTAATAAAAGACAATGTTGGAATTGGAGCGCTTTGTACTATCGACAAAGGTGTTACAGGCGATACAACTATTGGCGAAGGAACCAAACTTGATAATCAGGTTCACGTAGGACATGATACTATTATTGGAAAAAAATGCTTAATTGCATCACAAACTGGTATTGCTGGCTGTGTAATTATAGAAGATGAAGTGACAATTTGGGGACAAGTTGGTACAACAAGCGGTATTACGATAGGAGAGAAGGCTGTAATAATGGGACAAACAGGAGTTACTAAATCTGTAGAAGGAGGGAAATCTTATTTTGGTACGCCAATTGAAGAATCTAGAGAAAAGCTAAAACAATTGGCTAATATCAAAAAAATTCCTGAAATTCTAAATAAATTAAAATAA
- a CDS encoding DUF4846 domain-containing protein, giving the protein MKVKFLFIVTILMALFCFFSFSKTDNTTKSNLLENTIQERFQPPQGFVREDESKTSFGSFLRNLPLKQSGSNVMYFNGTVKSNRNVYEAVVNLPIGKQDLHQCADAVMRLRADYFYSQKQYDKIHFNFTNGFRVDFSKWAAGYRIAIKGNKTSWVKTAKPSNSYETYWKYLETVFMYAGTASLEKELKSINVSDIKIGDVFIKGGFPGHAVIVVDIAVNPKNKQKIMLLAQSYMPAQEIQILKNPNNSSLSPWYTVDFGTTLKTPEWTFSSSQLKRF; this is encoded by the coding sequence ATGAAAGTTAAATTCTTGTTTATTGTAACAATTTTGATGGCACTTTTTTGTTTTTTTTCATTTTCAAAGACAGATAATACTACCAAAAGTAATCTTTTAGAAAATACGATTCAGGAACGTTTTCAACCACCTCAGGGATTTGTACGAGAAGACGAATCTAAAACTTCGTTTGGATCTTTTTTACGAAATCTTCCATTAAAACAATCTGGTTCAAACGTTATGTATTTTAATGGAACTGTAAAATCAAATCGAAACGTTTATGAAGCAGTTGTAAATTTACCCATTGGGAAACAGGATTTGCATCAATGTGCTGATGCTGTGATGCGTTTGCGAGCAGATTATTTTTATAGCCAAAAACAGTACGATAAAATACATTTTAATTTCACAAATGGTTTTCGAGTTGATTTTAGTAAATGGGCCGCAGGTTACAGAATTGCAATTAAAGGTAACAAAACCAGTTGGGTTAAAACTGCAAAACCATCTAACAGTTATGAAACCTATTGGAAATACTTAGAGACGGTTTTTATGTATGCAGGAACTGCTTCGTTAGAAAAAGAGCTGAAATCAATTAATGTTTCAGACATAAAAATTGGAGATGTTTTTATAAAAGGAGGCTTTCCAGGTCACGCTGTTATTGTGGTTGATATAGCTGTGAATCCCAAAAACAAACAAAAAATTATGCTTTTAGCACAAAGCTATATGCCAGCACAGGAAATTCAAATATTGAAAAATCCAAATAATAGTTCGTTGAGTCCCTGGTATACCGTCGATTTTGGAACCACTCTGAAAACACCCGAATGGACTTTTAGTTCTTCACAATTAAAACGTTTTTAA
- the fabG gene encoding 3-oxoacyl-[acyl-carrier-protein] reductase, which produces MKLLEGKVAIITGASRGIGKGIAEVFAKHGANVAFTYSSSVESALALEKELNALGIKAKGYQSNAADFTEAQNFVEAVLADFGTVDILINNAGITKDNLLMRMSEADFDQVIDVNLKSVFNMTKAIQKTFLKQRSGSIINMSSVVGVKGNAGQTNYAASKAGVNGFTKSVALELGSRNIRCNAIAPGFIETEMTAKLSEDVVKGWREGIPLKRGGTTEDVANACLFLASDMSAYVTGQVLNVCGGMLT; this is translated from the coding sequence ATGAAATTACTAGAAGGAAAAGTTGCCATCATAACTGGCGCAAGCCGCGGAATAGGAAAAGGAATTGCTGAAGTTTTTGCCAAACATGGTGCAAATGTGGCTTTTACATACAGTTCATCTGTAGAATCAGCTTTGGCTTTAGAAAAAGAATTAAACGCTCTAGGTATAAAAGCAAAAGGATATCAATCGAATGCAGCTGACTTTACAGAAGCTCAAAATTTCGTTGAAGCTGTTTTAGCTGATTTTGGGACTGTAGATATTTTAATAAATAATGCTGGTATTACAAAAGACAACCTTTTAATGCGTATGTCTGAAGCTGATTTTGATCAGGTTATTGATGTTAACTTGAAATCAGTTTTTAATATGACAAAAGCAATTCAAAAAACATTCTTAAAACAACGTTCTGGATCAATCATTAACATGAGTAGTGTTGTTGGTGTAAAAGGAAATGCTGGTCAAACTAATTATGCTGCTTCAAAAGCTGGTGTTAACGGATTTACAAAATCAGTAGCATTAGAATTAGGTTCTCGTAATATTCGTTGCAATGCAATTGCACCAGGATTTATTGAAACTGAAATGACTGCAAAATTAAGCGAAGATGTAGTTAAAGGATGGAGAGAAGGAATTCCGTTGAAACGTGGAGGAACAACTGAAGATGTAGCAAATGCTTGTCTTTTCTTAGCTTCAGATATGAGTGCTTACGTTACAGGACAAGTTCTTAATGTTTGTGGAGGAATGCTTACATAG